Proteins from one Anopheles nili chromosome 2, idAnoNiliSN_F5_01, whole genome shotgun sequence genomic window:
- the LOC128720787 gene encoding gelsolin: protein MHPAFENAGTGKGLEVWRIENFEPVPVPAKEYGKFYTGDSYIVLNTKESKSGVLSWDVHFWLGSETSQDEAGSAAILTVQLDDRHNGAPVQHREVQDHESSLFLSYFSGGVRYAAGGVKSGFNEVETNAAGEKRLFQVKGAKSVRVRQVPLTVGSMNKGDCFILDAGFDIYVYVGVAAKRVEKIKAIGAAGQIRDQDHAGRANVHILDEFASASEQQQFFDVLGEGSPDDVADESESDEAFERSDSQAITLYHVSDASGSLEITPIGERPLKQSMLDSNDCYILDTGAGSIYVWIGKGATGQERSQAMVKAQEFITAKGYPMHTAVHRVVENGETTDFKQFFSSWRDKGLNHAQLIKTAMGDGDESDADAEFDPKVLHTFKKNGGRALGFMPDNGQGAVEVWRVQNYDLVPVEPDAFGMFYSGDSYLVRYEYTIKSGGQGHIIYYWQGKTSSTTEKGASAMHAVRMDDELSGKAILVRAVQGNEPRHFMKLFKGRMVTFLGDHDKQSVDATKLFRIRGTCSEDVRAEELVPNAASLASDDVFLVKTPATVYMWLGAGASDLEKNMAANVVALVAPDSNVDEIAEESEPAEFWDALGGQAEYDRELDPAGAPFLSPRLFHCRILYNKKLRVEEVPHFEQDDLNVDDVMVLDGGDEVYCWIGNGATDEERTKSTDMARQYIRTDPSERSEETVPIVTLKQGAEPRSFKRLFPTWDDAFWESQMSYEAFRQQALDQNQHAA from the exons ATGCATCCAGCGTTCGAGAATGCCGGTACCGGCAAGGGGCTGGAAGTGTGGAGAATTgag AACTTCGAACCTGTCCCAGTGCCAGCTAAGGAGTACGGGAAATTCTACACCGGTGATTCCTACATCGTCCTCAAC ACGAAGGAATCGAAAAGTGGCGTACTATCGTGGGACGTACACTTTTGGCTCGGATCGGAAACCTCCCAGGACGAGGCGGGTTCGGCAGCGATACTAACCGTGCAGCTGGACGATCGCCACAACGGCGCACCGGTGCAACATCGTGAGGTTCAGGATCACGAAAGCTCACTATTTCTGAGCTACTTCTCTGGAGGTGTGCGCTATGCAGCGGGTGGCGTTAAGAGTGGCTTTAACGAGGTCGAAACGAATGCCGCCGGTGAGAAGCGGTTGTTCCAGGTGAAGGGTGCCAAAAGCGTGCGCGTTCGTCAGGTACCGCTGACGGTTGGTTCCATGAACAAGGGCGACTGCTTCATTCTGGATGCCGGTTTCGATATCTACGTGTATGTCGGAGTCGCTGCGAagcgggtggagaaaattaagGCCATCGGTGCAGCCGGTCAGATACGCGATCAAGATCATGCGGGTCGGGCTAACGTGCACATCTTGG ATGAGTTTGCCAGCGCGtcggagcagcagcagttcttcGACGTTCTTGGAGAAGGTTCACCTGATGACGTTGCGGACGAATCGGAATCTGATGAAGCGTTCGAGCGGTCCGATAGCCAAGCGATCACGCTCTATCACGTGTCCGATGCCAGTGGATCTCTCGAGATAACACCCATCGGCGAGCGGCCACTGAAGCAAAGCATGCTTGACTCTAAC GACTGCTACATCCTGGATACGGGTGCCGGCAGCATCTACGTGTGGATTGGCAAAGGAGCTACGGGCCAGGAGCGTTCCCAGGCGATGGTGAAAGCGCAAGAGTTCATCACTGCCAAGGGCTACCCGATGCATACGGCGGTACATCGAGTGGTCGAGAACGGAGAGACAACCGATTTCAAGCAGTTCTTCTCGAGCTGGCGCGACAAGGGATTGAACCACGCGCAACTCATCAAAACCGCCATGGGTGACGGTGACGAATCGGACGCGGACGCCGAGTTCGACCCGAAGGTTTTGCATACGTTCAAGAAGAACGGTGGCCGTGCGCTAGGCTTCATGCCAGACAATGGTCAGGGTGCGGTTGAAGTTTGGCGCGTCCAAAATTACGATCTCGTACCCGTGGAACCGGACGCTTTCGGAATGTTCTACTCCGGGGATTCCTATCTCGTGCGGTACGAGTACACGATCAAGAGTGGCGGACAGGGTCACATCATCTACTACTGGCAGGGTAAAACGTCCTCCACGACCGAGAAAGGAGCCTCGGCAATGCACGCCGTCCGCATGGATGACGAACTCAGCGGCAAAGCCATTCTTGTACGCGCCGTGCAGGGCAACGAACCGCGCCATTTCATGAAGCTGTTCAAGGGCAGAATGGTCACCTTCCTGGGTGATCACGATAAGCAGTCGGTGGATGCAACGAAGTTGTTCCGCATCCGTGGCACCTGCTCAGAAGACGTGCGCGCAGAGGAACTCGTCCCGAATGCAGCCTCGCTGGCGTCGGACGATGTGTTCCTGGTGAAGACACCGGCCACGGTTTACATGTGGCTCGGTGCAGGAGCGTCTGATCTGGAGAAGAACATGGCCGCCAACGTCGTGGCTTTGGTTGCTCCAGACTCGAATGTGGACGAGATTGCAGAGGAATCGGAACCAGCAGAGTTTTGGGACGCTCTCGGTGGTCAGGCTGAGTACGATCGCGAGCTCGATCCAGCTGGAGCTCCGTTCCTATCACCACGCTTGTTCCACTGCCGTATACTGTACAACAAGAAGCTGCGCGTGGAAGAAGTACCCCACTTCGAGCAGGAT GATCTCAATGTGGACGATGTTATGGTACTGGATGGAGGCGATGAGGTGTACTGCTGGATTGGCAACGGAGCAACCGACGAGGAACGCACCAAATCAACCGACATGGCCCGTCAGTATATCCGTACCGACCCGTCGGAGCGCTCCGAGGAAACGGTCCCGATCGTTACTCTCAAACAGGGCGCTGAACCGAGAAGCTTCAAGCGTTTGTTCCCCACGTGGGACGACGCGTTCTGGGAG TCACAAATGTCATACGAAGCGTTTAGGCAGCAGGCATTGGACCAAAACCAGCATGCTGCTTAG
- the LOC128730676 gene encoding uncharacterized protein LOC128730676, with translation MGKVLILVSLLVAAATAGRFERSAFDARVRRDASMRCCNDGFDKSEIHAKFAEIRAACVEELSLQEISHEELVKNREHLNCITECIVKKEGIADENGELLHTDLAKVVVEHMSTIEWKVPLAEGFVKQCFDEVEEAHSSFVPTDEATCNPEGFDFVFCLWRQFTLACPEEFRDDSERCNELREKLMNKDDVTEIHSGVDSAE, from the exons ATGGGAAAAGTGTTGATTTTAGTAAGCTTGCTAGTGGCAGCTGCCACAGCCGGACGATTCGAGCGGTCTGCGTTTGACGCTAGAGTACGCCGGGATGCATCGATGCGCTGCTGCAACGATGGTTTCGACAAGAGCGAAATTCACGCCAAGTTTGCTGAAATTCGAGCCGCGTGTGTTGAAGAGCTTAGCCTGCAGGAAATTTCCC ATGAGGAGCTCGTGAAGAATCGTGAACATCTGAACTGCATCACTGAGTGCATTGTTAAGAAGGAGGGTATTGCGGATGAAAACGGAGAACTTCTACACACCGATCTTGCCAAGGTGGTAGTGGAGCACATGAGCACGATCGAGTGGAAGGTTCCGTTGGCGGAAGGGTTCGTAAAGCAGTGCTTCGACGAGGTCGAGGAAGCACACAGCAGCTTCGTACCCACCGACGAGGCAACATGTAACCCGGAAGGATTCGATTTCGTGTTTTGCCTGTGGCGCCAGTTTACACTGGCGTGTCCGGAAGAGTTCCGAGATGATTCCGAGAGGTGCAATGAACTACGTGAAAAGCTGATGAATAAGGACGACGTGACCGAAATACACAGTGGCGTTGATTCGGCTGAATAA